From a region of the Syngnathoides biaculeatus isolate LvHL_M chromosome 2, ASM1980259v1, whole genome shotgun sequence genome:
- the LOC133496045 gene encoding uncharacterized protein LOC133496045, with amino-acid sequence MDNPCRVLRNRRQTIESPQREKQPTTSCPIPRPRGGKPTAQREPAATQDGNRPRRRDTTPPATEGPVTRSVTSARQRPPPREQAEEAGPSRAAPNSVTPHRDEEEENSIDHHADPPGQQFRVTRHANTQRKIRDWKLEVRKKHLVIGDSNLSSIPPHGNSDLQIDCYPGGHFRHGQALMEKAWMTENVVVEKVILSFGINSRSNKCKETTIKNLQAAIRTAKKKFPYAEVWVPLINFSENLPEEEKENLTALNNHIERNMQHLPPLPPSRFRVRADDIHWTTGTGSTL; translated from the exons ATGGACAATCCTTGCCGAGTTTT GAGGAACAGACGACAAACGATAGAATCACCGCAGAGGGAAAAACAACCGACAACATCATGTCCCATCCCACGCCCCAGAGGAGGCAAACCAACAGCGCAGAGGGAACCCGCAGCGACGCAGGACGGGAACCGTCCCCGACGCCGTGATACGACACCACCGGCGACGGAGGGACCAGTGACACGGTCGGTGACGAGCGCGAGACAAAGGCCTCCCCCCAGGGAGCAAGCGGAAGAAGCTGGACCCTCCCGGGCCGCTCCCAATAGCGTTACACCCCACCGcgacgaagaggaggaaaacTCCATCGACCACCACGCAGACCCACCCGGCCAACAATTCCGGGTCACCAGACACGCCAACACCCAGCGGAAAATTCGAGATTGGAAGCTTGAAGTCAGGAAGAAACACCTAGTCATAGGAGACTCCAACCTCAGCTCAATCCCACCTCACGGCAACAGCGACCTACAAATCGACTGCTATCCGGGAGGCCACTTCAGACACGGCCAGGCGCTGATGGAAAAAGCGTGGATGACCGAGAACGTAGTGGTGGAAAAGGTGATCCTGTCGTTTGGGATCAACAGCAGATCCAACAAATGCAAAGAAACTACAATCAAAAATCTACAAGCCGCCATCCGAACGGCAAAGAAGAAGTTCCCCTACGCAGAAGTCTGGGTGCCGCTGATTAATTTCTCTGAAAACCTAccggaggaggagaaagaaaatCTCACGGCCCTCAACAACCACATCGAGAGAAACATGCAACACCTCCCACCTCTGCCACCAAGCCGCTTCAGGGTCCGAGCCGATGACATCCACTGGACGACGGGGACAG